A part of Vanessa tameamea isolate UH-Manoa-2023 chromosome 20, ilVanTame1 primary haplotype, whole genome shotgun sequence genomic DNA contains:
- the Dhpd gene encoding guanine deaminase: MSNKIIFVGDIILPNLSNLKCISAYLIVENGLITERGAKDYFYKYQDNFIKRGYQIKILEPHQFLMPGFVDCHTHAPQFPNIGLGLDRPLLEWLDKYTFPLESQYSDEEFAANVYSKVVKRLINNGTTTACYFGTLHLEGTLELVKSAIKQNQRAFIGKVSMNIENDAGYYNDTEKELREVKTFVEKVFEYNNDLVNPVITPRFAISCDNDLMKKLSVIAKQNSCLIQSHISENKKEIEYVLSTNPECTSYSEVYGRCGLFDNKCIMAHGVHLSEEEIDMFVRKGASIAHCPASNTRLKSGLCPVRKLLNCEVKVGLGTDVSGGDNASILDALRRAMDVSEHLNLLGGKESALNWKEALYLATLGGARALFIDDKIGRLEVNQEFDALLIDLYSKNSPIDKYTYSVAHGEEEEILERVERFVYLGDDRNIVQVYVKGKKVKDIL, translated from the exons atgtctaataaaattatctttgttgGAGATATAATATTACCAAATTTATCAAATCTTAAATGTATTAGTGCATATTTAATAGTTGAAAATGGATTG aTAACTGAAAGAGGTGCGAAGGATTACTTCTATAAATACcaggataattttattaaaaggggTTACCAAATTAAAATACTAGAACCTCATCAATTTTTGATGCCGGGATTTGTTGACTGCCACACACATGCACCACAGTTTCCAAATATTGGTCTTGGTCTTGATCGTCCTTTACTTGAGTGGCttgataaatatacatttccTCTAGAAAGTCAATATAGTGATGAAGAATTTGCCGCTAATGTTTATTCTAAAGTTGTA AAAAGGTTGATCAACAATGGCACAACAACAGCATGCTACTTTGGAACTCTCCATTTAGAAGGCACATTGGAACTTGTAAAGAGTGCCATAAAACAGAATCAGAGGGCCTTCATAGGCAAAGTTAGTATGAACATTGAGAATGACGCAGGATATTATAATGATACTGAAAAGGAGTTAAGAGAAGTTAAAACATTTGTTGAAAAAGTATTTGAGTATAAT aatgATTTAGTTAATCCCGTAATCACTCCAAGATTTGCAATCAGCTGTGATAATGATCTAATGAAGAAATTATCAGTAATAGCAAAACAAAACTCATGCCTTATACAG agTCATATATCAGAGAATAAAAAGGAGATAGAATATGTGCTGAGTACTAATCCAGAATGTACGAGTTATTCTGAAGTTTATGGACGTTGCGGCCTTTTTGATAATAAG TGCATCATGGCTCACGGGGTGCATCTGAGTGAGGAGGAGATTGATATGTTCGTACGTAAAGGCGCATCCATAGCGCACTGTCCGGCCTCCAATACCAGGCTCAAGTCTGGACTCTGTCCCGTGAGGAAATTACTCAATTGTGAGGTCAAAGTCGGTCTCGGAACTG ACGTATCAGGAGGCGATAACGCGAGCATATTGGATGCGTTGAGACGCGCAATGGACGTATCCGAACATCTCAACCTGTTGGGCGGCAAGGAGTCTGCGTTAAATTGGAAGGAGGCCCTATATCTTGCCACGCTGGGTGGAGCTAGgg ctCTATTTATTGACGATAAAATCGGACGTCTCGAGGTAAATCAGGAATTCGACGCATTACTCATAGATTTGTATTCGAAGAACAGCCCCATAGATAAGTATACATACTCTGTGGCACACGGAGAGGAGGAAGAAATTTTGGAACGAGTTGAGAGGTTTGTTTACTTGGGCGACGACAGAAACATTGTACAAGTGTATGTTAAGGGTAAAAaagttaaagatattttataa